A DNA window from Polyangium spumosum contains the following coding sequences:
- a CDS encoding amidase, giving the protein MSFKEYDDHDALGLAALVKKGEVSPAELLEEAITRAERVNPRLNAIVIGMNVLARERARGELPEGPFRGVPFLMKDMGTAYAGVPLQAASRLYRGNVPSRHAELTERFLRAGLVVFGKTNSPEFGILPTTEPELYGPTHNPWRLGYSPGGSSGGAAASVAAGIVPMAHGGDGGGSLRIPASCCGLFGFKPTRARNPVGPDVSETFFGFAAEHVLTRTVRDSAAALDATAGPESTAMYHAPAPYGGFLEALGAPPEKLKIAFTVEPFLSGGEAHPDNRRAVEEAAKLLEDLGHHVEPARPAFEARDFAKGFFLHFSAVVASELRAAESFLGRPARREDVELVTWLLGLVGRSTDAGTFVYYRRKLFEVQRAVAGFFQDYDVLLTPTIGRPPVPHGTLVAKGLEEGVQELVARLDRPELLRLPGLLDKAVDRAYAFSPYTPLFNVTGQPSASVPLHWNRDGLPIGTMLTARFGEDARLFRLCAQIEEARSFRARRAPVHASASPGLS; this is encoded by the coding sequence GTGAGCTTCAAAGAATACGACGACCACGACGCCCTGGGCCTCGCCGCCCTCGTGAAGAAGGGGGAGGTGAGCCCCGCGGAGCTGCTCGAGGAGGCCATCACGCGCGCCGAACGCGTGAACCCCCGGCTCAACGCGATCGTGATCGGCATGAACGTCCTCGCGCGCGAGCGGGCGCGCGGCGAGCTGCCCGAGGGCCCCTTCCGCGGCGTGCCGTTCCTCATGAAGGACATGGGCACGGCCTACGCCGGCGTGCCGCTCCAGGCCGCGAGCCGCCTCTATCGCGGGAACGTGCCTTCACGCCACGCCGAGCTCACCGAGCGGTTCCTGCGCGCCGGGCTCGTGGTCTTCGGCAAGACGAACTCGCCCGAGTTCGGCATCCTGCCGACGACCGAGCCCGAGCTTTATGGCCCCACGCACAACCCCTGGCGCCTCGGGTATTCGCCGGGCGGGTCGAGCGGCGGCGCGGCGGCGTCGGTGGCGGCGGGTATCGTGCCGATGGCGCACGGCGGCGACGGCGGCGGCTCGCTCCGGATCCCGGCCTCGTGTTGTGGCCTCTTCGGCTTCAAGCCCACGCGCGCGCGAAACCCCGTCGGGCCGGACGTCAGCGAGACGTTTTTTGGGTTCGCGGCGGAGCACGTCCTCACGCGCACCGTGCGCGACAGCGCGGCCGCGCTCGACGCGACCGCCGGGCCCGAGTCCACCGCGATGTACCACGCGCCCGCGCCGTACGGAGGGTTCCTGGAGGCGCTCGGCGCGCCGCCGGAGAAACTCAAGATTGCCTTCACCGTCGAGCCGTTCCTCAGCGGGGGCGAGGCGCACCCGGACAACCGGCGCGCGGTCGAGGAGGCGGCGAAGCTGCTCGAGGACCTCGGCCACCACGTGGAGCCGGCGCGGCCGGCGTTCGAGGCCCGCGATTTCGCGAAGGGATTTTTCCTGCATTTCAGCGCGGTCGTGGCGTCCGAGCTTCGCGCGGCGGAGTCGTTCCTCGGCCGGCCGGCGCGGCGCGAGGACGTCGAGCTCGTGACGTGGCTGCTCGGCCTGGTCGGTCGGAGCACGGACGCCGGCACGTTCGTGTATTACCGGCGCAAGCTCTTCGAGGTGCAACGCGCCGTGGCGGGGTTCTTCCAGGACTACGATGTGCTGCTCACGCCGACGATCGGGCGCCCGCCGGTCCCGCACGGCACGCTCGTGGCGAAGGGGCTGGAGGAGGGCGTGCAGGAGCTCGTCGCGCGGCTCGATCGCCCCGAGCTGCTGCGCCTGCCCGGGTTGCTCGACAAGGCCGTGGATCGCGCGTATGCATTCTCGCCGTACACGCCGCTCTTTAATGTGACGGGCCAGCCTTCGGCGAGCGTGCCGCTTCACTGGAACCGGGACGGGTTGCCCATCGGGACGATGCTCACGGCGCGTTTCGGCGAGGACGCGCGCCTCTTCCGGCTCTGCGCGCAGATCGAGGAGGCGCGGTCGTTCCGGGCGCGAAGGGCGCCGGTGCACGCGTCGGCGTCGCCTGGGCTTTCGTGA
- the adh gene encoding aldehyde dehydrogenase, whose translation MVYVPPNQEGSKVSFKSRYGNYIGGEWVAPVKGEYFEDISPVNGRPFCEIPRSSAEDIDKALDAAHAARAAWGKTSPADRANILNKIADRMEQNLEKLAVAETWDNGKPVRETLAADLPLAIDHFRYFAGCIRGSEGTIGQIDDTTVAYHFPEPLGVVGQIIPWNFPLLMAAWKLAPALAAGNCVVLKPAEQTPATILLWAELVGDLLPPGVLNIVNGFGFEAGKPLASSPRIAKIAFTGETTTGRLIMQYASENLIPVTLELGGKSPNIFFEDVFAADDDFADKTLEGFAMFALNQGEVCTCPSRALVSEKIYGQFLERAVERTKKIKQGNPLDPTTMIGAQASTDQLEKILSYIDIGKKEGAKCLIGGERVRLGGDLDNGYYVAPTIFEGSNRMRVFQEEIFGPVVSVTSFKDEAEALSIANDTLYGLGAGVWTRDINTAYRMGRAIQAGRVWTNCYHLYPAHAAFGGYKQSGIGRETHKMMLSHYQQTKNLLVSYSPRALGFF comes from the coding sequence ATGGTCTACGTGCCGCCCAACCAAGAGGGCTCCAAGGTCTCGTTCAAGTCCCGCTATGGCAATTACATCGGCGGCGAGTGGGTCGCCCCGGTGAAAGGGGAGTATTTCGAGGACATCTCCCCCGTGAACGGCCGGCCGTTCTGCGAGATCCCGCGCTCCTCGGCGGAGGACATCGACAAGGCGCTCGACGCCGCGCACGCCGCCCGCGCCGCCTGGGGGAAGACCTCGCCGGCCGATCGCGCGAACATCTTGAACAAGATCGCCGACCGCATGGAGCAGAACCTCGAGAAGCTCGCGGTCGCCGAGACGTGGGACAACGGCAAGCCCGTGCGCGAGACGCTCGCCGCCGACCTGCCGCTCGCGATCGACCATTTCCGTTATTTCGCCGGCTGCATTCGTGGCTCCGAGGGCACGATCGGCCAGATCGACGACACCACCGTCGCCTACCATTTCCCCGAGCCGCTCGGCGTCGTCGGCCAGATCATCCCCTGGAACTTCCCGCTGCTCATGGCCGCGTGGAAGCTCGCGCCCGCGCTCGCCGCCGGCAACTGCGTGGTCTTGAAGCCCGCCGAGCAGACGCCGGCCACCATCCTGCTCTGGGCCGAGCTCGTCGGCGACCTCTTGCCGCCGGGCGTCTTGAACATCGTGAACGGCTTCGGCTTCGAGGCCGGCAAGCCGCTCGCGTCGAGCCCGCGTATCGCCAAGATCGCCTTCACCGGCGAGACCACGACGGGCCGGCTCATCATGCAATACGCGTCGGAGAACCTCATCCCCGTCACGCTCGAGCTCGGCGGCAAATCGCCGAACATCTTCTTCGAGGACGTCTTCGCGGCGGACGACGATTTCGCGGACAAGACGCTCGAGGGCTTCGCCATGTTCGCCCTGAACCAGGGCGAGGTCTGCACCTGCCCCTCGCGCGCGCTCGTGAGCGAGAAGATTTACGGCCAGTTCCTCGAGCGGGCCGTCGAGCGGACGAAGAAGATCAAGCAGGGTAACCCGCTCGATCCGACGACGATGATCGGCGCGCAGGCCTCGACCGATCAGCTCGAGAAGATCCTCTCCTACATCGACATCGGCAAGAAAGAGGGCGCGAAGTGCCTGATCGGCGGCGAGCGCGTGCGGCTCGGCGGTGACCTCGACAATGGGTATTACGTCGCGCCCACGATCTTCGAGGGCTCGAACCGGATGCGTGTCTTCCAGGAGGAGATCTTCGGGCCGGTCGTGAGCGTCACGTCCTTCAAGGACGAGGCCGAGGCGCTCTCGATCGCGAACGACACGCTCTACGGCCTCGGCGCCGGCGTGTGGACGCGCGACATCAACACGGCCTACCGCATGGGCCGCGCCATCCAGGCGGGCCGCGTGTGGACGAACTGCTACCACCTCTACCCGGCGCACGCCGCGTTCGGCGGGTACAAGCAGTCGGGCATCGGGCGCGAGACCCACAAGATGATGCTCTCGCATTACCAGCAAACGAAGAACCTGCTCGTCAGCTACAGCCCGAGGGCGCTGGGGTTCTTCTGA
- a CDS encoding DNA methyltransferase, giving the protein MAAGRANLQPAVTVTPERVEETMSAAERRRLGVHYTNEAFVLRTIRPLFVDELEATLAQADSVDALRAFVERLAGLRLLDPSCGAGHFLVVAYRELRRLEGEALRRASDRGAALARRVRLDQVCGIEIDPRAAEAARLALEAEAGAEGGAPRIVVGNALRIDWNEVLPAARASFVLGNPPFVGTAWMSPEQQEDRRLAFEGLDTRGLHAGRLDYAAAFFARAVAYGEDHPVRFAFVATNSLTQGEQARCLGPLLGRYGYRIDFAHRSFPWASDSKGKAKVHVVVIGFSRRKAGPLRLFDSPDPRGAPVERPATNINVYLADGPDVIPRKRNTPLGSGYPPGTKGNQPTDGGHLVVEPEDHAAVMADPIARRYVRRYLQASELLWDEPRFCLWLEGASPEERASSPLLQRRIEAVRRARLASRTPSVRALADTPWLFTQLRQPRVRYLALPEVSSENRRVIPAAFLEPEVIAGNKLITFPGADAWLFGILQSSMWMAWVRAVAGRMKSDISLAPHLTYCTFPFPEPDAEGRRRVEAKARGVLDTRRGFPGKSLGELYDPRGMPEALARAHDELDREVEALFDAGKPFETDADRLAVLFTRYAARAGEAAFTAGCPKRGGRVTARTVP; this is encoded by the coding sequence GTGGCGGCCGGCCGGGCGAACCTCCAGCCGGCCGTGACCGTGACGCCCGAGCGCGTGGAGGAGACGATGAGCGCGGCCGAGCGCCGCAGGCTCGGCGTCCATTACACGAATGAGGCGTTTGTCCTCCGCACGATCCGCCCGCTCTTCGTCGATGAGCTCGAGGCCACGCTCGCGCAGGCCGACTCGGTCGACGCCTTGCGCGCCTTCGTCGAGCGGCTGGCGGGCCTGCGCCTGCTCGATCCCTCGTGTGGCGCGGGCCATTTCCTCGTCGTGGCCTACCGCGAGCTCCGCCGGCTCGAGGGCGAGGCCCTGCGCCGGGCGTCTGATCGGGGCGCGGCGCTCGCGCGGCGGGTGCGGCTCGATCAGGTCTGCGGGATCGAGATCGACCCGCGGGCGGCGGAGGCGGCGCGTCTCGCGCTCGAAGCGGAGGCCGGGGCCGAGGGCGGGGCGCCGCGGATCGTCGTCGGGAATGCATTGCGGATCGACTGGAACGAGGTGCTGCCCGCGGCGCGCGCTTCGTTCGTGCTGGGAAACCCGCCGTTCGTGGGCACGGCCTGGATGAGCCCGGAGCAGCAGGAGGACCGGCGGCTCGCCTTCGAGGGGCTCGACACGCGCGGGCTGCACGCCGGGCGGCTCGATTATGCGGCGGCCTTCTTCGCCCGCGCGGTCGCATACGGGGAGGACCACCCCGTTCGATTCGCGTTCGTGGCCACGAATTCGCTCACGCAAGGCGAGCAGGCGCGTTGCCTCGGCCCGCTCCTCGGGCGGTATGGCTACCGGATCGATTTCGCGCACCGCTCGTTCCCCTGGGCGAGTGATTCCAAAGGGAAAGCGAAGGTCCACGTGGTCGTGATCGGGTTCTCCCGGCGGAAGGCCGGACCGCTCCGGCTCTTCGATTCCCCCGATCCGCGGGGCGCGCCGGTGGAGCGGCCGGCGACGAACATCAACGTCTACCTCGCCGACGGGCCGGACGTCATTCCCCGGAAACGAAACACCCCGCTCGGCTCCGGTTATCCCCCGGGCACCAAGGGCAACCAGCCGACCGACGGCGGTCACCTCGTGGTCGAGCCCGAGGATCACGCGGCCGTGATGGCGGATCCGATCGCCCGGCGGTACGTGCGCCGGTATCTGCAGGCGTCCGAGCTGCTCTGGGACGAGCCGCGGTTTTGCTTGTGGCTCGAGGGCGCGAGCCCCGAGGAGAGGGCGAGCTCTCCGCTCTTGCAAAGACGAATCGAGGCCGTCCGGCGCGCGCGCCTCGCCTCGCGGACGCCTTCGGTGCGGGCCCTCGCGGACACGCCGTGGTTGTTCACGCAGCTCCGGCAGCCCCGCGTCCGTTACCTCGCGCTGCCGGAGGTCTCGTCCGAGAACCGCCGCGTGATCCCGGCGGCGTTCCTCGAGCCCGAGGTGATCGCCGGCAACAAGCTGATCACGTTCCCGGGCGCCGACGCGTGGCTCTTCGGGATCTTGCAATCGAGCATGTGGATGGCCTGGGTGCGCGCGGTCGCCGGGCGCATGAAGAGCGACATCAGCCTCGCGCCGCACCTGACCTATTGCACGTTCCCCTTCCCCGAGCCGGACGCCGAGGGGCGGCGCCGCGTCGAGGCAAAGGCGCGCGGCGTCCTCGACACACGACGCGGCTTCCCCGGAAAGAGCCTCGGCGAGCTCTACGATCCGCGGGGCATGCCCGAGGCGCTCGCGCGCGCCCACGACGAGCTCGACAGGGAGGTGGAGGCGCTCTTCGACGCGGGAAAACCTTTCGAGACGGACGCGGACAGGCTGGCCGTCCTCTTCACGAGATATGCCGCGCGCGCCGGGGAGGCGGCCTTCACCGCAGGATGCCCGAAGCGTGGTGGACGCGTCACGGCGCGGACCGTACCGTAA
- a CDS encoding AgmX/PglI C-terminal domain-containing protein: MMKQLVLVSLASTFVFGGCAGEGPEENEAPAIQAAPGGEASVALRIERALRALDRGEDPAKALAEIDLVRKDPAATAIEQDEAILVWSRALEANADTEGAITAVENLITKHAADREWALSAEAEKRLRKLLTGSEQATKRRLTPAAPTVSTFAGVLAKSFAPDAGGRYRVRILAFGGDQTHASERIGTFNVAGALRAEKEKDCPACEVNVDSTTNRESSWIGILRARAEIASSLVVYYYDLEGGEIPARYDAELPLPSAEIKARLEKGKGLVAAKKREGAPPVILVAAPRFAQLDNVETTLAGMGELPIEATSVEVPASLEQEEIQAVVRSHFGAFRACYEAVLQANPGASGRILLDFKVDTDGHVANVKATAEAASLQSMETCMREAAQSFVFPAATKETSVVYPILYAPN, encoded by the coding sequence ATGATGAAGCAACTCGTTCTGGTGTCCCTGGCTTCGACGTTCGTGTTCGGCGGTTGCGCGGGGGAGGGCCCCGAGGAGAACGAGGCGCCGGCCATTCAGGCGGCGCCGGGCGGCGAGGCGTCGGTCGCGCTCCGCATCGAGCGGGCCCTGCGCGCGCTCGACCGCGGCGAGGATCCGGCGAAGGCGCTCGCCGAGATCGACCTCGTGCGAAAGGACCCTGCCGCGACCGCGATCGAGCAGGACGAGGCGATACTCGTGTGGAGCCGCGCCCTCGAGGCGAACGCCGACACGGAAGGCGCGATCACGGCGGTGGAGAACCTCATCACGAAACACGCGGCGGATCGGGAATGGGCGCTCTCGGCCGAGGCGGAGAAGCGGCTGCGCAAGCTGCTCACGGGCAGCGAGCAGGCCACGAAGCGCCGCCTCACCCCCGCCGCGCCGACGGTCTCGACGTTCGCGGGCGTGCTCGCGAAGTCGTTCGCGCCCGACGCGGGCGGGCGATATCGCGTGCGGATCCTCGCGTTCGGCGGGGATCAGACCCACGCGAGCGAGCGGATCGGCACGTTCAACGTGGCCGGGGCATTACGCGCCGAAAAGGAGAAGGATTGCCCGGCGTGCGAGGTGAACGTCGACAGCACCACGAACCGGGAATCGTCCTGGATCGGCATCCTCCGCGCGCGCGCCGAGATCGCGTCCTCGCTCGTCGTTTATTATTACGACCTCGAAGGGGGCGAGATCCCCGCGCGGTACGACGCGGAGCTTCCGCTGCCTTCGGCCGAGATCAAGGCGCGCCTCGAGAAGGGCAAGGGGCTCGTGGCCGCGAAGAAACGCGAGGGCGCGCCGCCCGTGATCCTCGTCGCGGCGCCGCGCTTCGCCCAGCTCGACAACGTCGAGACGACCCTCGCCGGGATGGGCGAGCTGCCGATCGAGGCCACGAGCGTCGAGGTGCCGGCGTCACTCGAGCAGGAGGAGATCCAGGCCGTCGTGCGCAGCCATTTCGGCGCGTTCCGCGCTTGTTACGAGGCGGTGCTCCAGGCGAACCCGGGGGCGTCGGGCCGGATCTTGCTCGATTTCAAGGTCGACACCGACGGGCACGTCGCGAACGTGAAGGCCACGGCGGAGGCGGCCTCGCTCCAGTCGATGGAGACGTGTATGCGCGAGGCCGCCCAGAGCTTCGTGTTCCCCGCGGCGACGAAGGAGACCTCGGTCGTGTATCCGATCCTCTACGCGCCGAACTGA
- a CDS encoding sensor histidine kinase, producing the protein MGTPFQAHGERAETVQPGLCASFKRFSRIAAAIVLLIGVAALTGWLAGIPFLTQLLPGTPAMAPSTAGMFILGGAALVLASREPRTKAWWAAKGAAGLVLLLALAAVAAEFFAGVAGVDQLLRKVMPARSALTSAIAFVFGSVALLFLDVGPRARLTISELFALAAGTLSIGGVMAHVYGSPYLVSWSERPELIEMAVPSAIGLLLFSAGILGARPAYGVMSILTGVHVGSVMSRRLMLTAGLAIPLIGLIAVIGQVEGLYAAPGASILAVVASLIVVMAAIFVVGRALNEADARRWEAEQELAVWKHFFEHASAGFVADMPDGTLSPIMNEAFARMHGCTIEELAGRPVAAVFAPSRREGLAEELERIHTYGAYRWESEHVRKDGTVFPVVIDATAVKDSAGNVLYRAAYVQDITEEHETRRAQARLATIVESAGEAMIVEALDGAVLTWNPAAERIFGYSAAEMIGQSILRVVPPEERAPREALLEKLLRGEEVHGVEVVRLRKDGARIPVSLSLTRLRDGSGGDGNICAIERDISAQKAAEEELSRLREEWAAVISHDLRQPVSAIRLSVATLSRAEPCDQARVAIERIRIASDRLVRMIDDLLDVSRIAANQLTIRPAVVCLPEIVEQVLETLPEVAPRCRVDIPRDAPKAWADPDRVVQVLCNLLSNAGKYSTPGTEILLVVERAGDAVRVTVTNVGPGIPKEEQQELFHRFSRTRGARAGKIAGLGLGLYISKGLVEAQGGQIAVESTPGRTTSFSFTLPLAVSARCAAGM; encoded by the coding sequence ATGGGCACGCCATTTCAAGCGCACGGCGAGCGGGCCGAGACAGTCCAGCCGGGCTTGTGCGCGAGCTTCAAACGGTTCTCGCGTATCGCCGCGGCCATCGTTTTGCTGATCGGCGTCGCGGCGCTGACGGGGTGGCTCGCCGGGATCCCCTTTCTGACGCAGCTCCTCCCGGGTACGCCGGCCATGGCGCCGAGCACGGCGGGTATGTTCATCCTCGGCGGGGCGGCGCTCGTGCTCGCCTCGCGCGAGCCGAGGACGAAGGCATGGTGGGCCGCGAAGGGCGCCGCCGGGCTCGTCCTCCTGCTCGCGCTCGCCGCGGTCGCCGCGGAGTTCTTCGCCGGGGTCGCGGGGGTCGATCAGCTCCTCCGGAAGGTCATGCCCGCTCGGAGCGCGCTCACCTCGGCGATCGCCTTCGTGTTCGGGAGCGTGGCCCTCTTGTTCCTGGACGTGGGCCCGCGCGCGCGGCTCACGATCTCCGAGCTCTTCGCGCTCGCGGCGGGCACGCTGTCCATCGGCGGGGTGATGGCGCATGTTTATGGAAGCCCGTACCTGGTGAGCTGGTCGGAGCGGCCCGAGCTCATCGAGATGGCGGTGCCCTCGGCGATCGGGCTGCTCCTGTTCTCCGCGGGGATCCTGGGCGCGCGGCCGGCATACGGCGTCATGTCGATCCTGACGGGCGTACACGTCGGGAGCGTGATGTCGCGGCGGCTGATGCTCACGGCAGGGCTCGCCATCCCGCTGATCGGCCTCATCGCCGTGATAGGGCAGGTCGAGGGGCTCTACGCGGCCCCCGGGGCTTCCATCCTCGCCGTCGTCGCGAGCCTGATCGTCGTCATGGCCGCGATCTTCGTCGTCGGCCGCGCGCTCAATGAAGCGGACGCGCGAAGGTGGGAGGCGGAGCAGGAGCTCGCCGTCTGGAAGCATTTCTTCGAGCACGCGTCCGCCGGCTTCGTGGCCGACATGCCGGACGGCACGCTCTCGCCGATCATGAACGAGGCCTTCGCGCGCATGCACGGCTGCACCATCGAGGAGCTCGCCGGGAGGCCCGTCGCCGCGGTCTTCGCGCCGAGCCGACGCGAAGGCCTCGCCGAGGAGCTCGAGCGAATCCACACGTACGGCGCGTACCGGTGGGAGTCGGAGCACGTGCGCAAGGACGGGACGGTGTTCCCTGTCGTCATCGACGCGACGGCCGTGAAGGACAGCGCGGGCAACGTCCTTTACCGCGCCGCCTACGTGCAAGACATCACCGAGGAGCACGAAACGCGGCGGGCGCAGGCGCGCCTCGCGACCATCGTCGAATCGGCCGGAGAGGCCATGATCGTCGAGGCGCTCGACGGCGCCGTCCTCACGTGGAACCCGGCCGCCGAGCGGATCTTCGGCTACAGCGCCGCGGAGATGATCGGCCAGTCGATCCTGCGCGTGGTGCCGCCGGAAGAGCGCGCACCACGTGAGGCGCTGCTCGAGAAGCTGCTCCGAGGCGAGGAGGTGCACGGCGTCGAGGTGGTGCGCTTGCGCAAGGACGGGGCGCGTATCCCCGTCTCGTTGTCCCTCACCCGCCTCCGGGACGGGAGCGGCGGCGACGGGAACATCTGCGCGATCGAGCGCGACATCAGCGCGCAGAAGGCCGCCGAGGAGGAGCTCTCGCGGCTGCGCGAGGAGTGGGCCGCCGTCATCTCCCACGACCTGCGGCAGCCGGTGAGCGCGATCCGCCTGAGCGTGGCGACGCTGTCGCGCGCCGAGCCGTGCGACCAGGCGCGGGTGGCCATCGAGCGTATTCGTATCGCCTCGGATCGGCTGGTCCGCATGATCGACGATCTGCTGGACGTCTCGCGTATCGCGGCCAATCAGCTCACGATCCGGCCCGCGGTGGTGTGCCTGCCCGAGATCGTGGAGCAGGTCCTCGAGACGTTGCCCGAGGTCGCTCCGCGCTGCCGGGTCGACATTCCCCGGGACGCCCCGAAGGCCTGGGCCGACCCCGATCGGGTCGTGCAGGTGCTCTGCAATCTCCTGTCGAACGCCGGGAAATACAGCACGCCGGGCACGGAGATCCTGCTCGTCGTGGAGCGCGCGGGGGACGCGGTGCGGGTGACGGTGACGAATGTCGGGCCCGGCATCCCGAAGGAGGAGCAGCAGGAGCTCTTCCACCGGTTCTCCCGTACACGGGGCGCGAGGGCCGGCAAGATCGCCGGCCTCGGCCTCGGGCTCTACATCTCGAAGGGGCTCGTCGAGGCGCAAGGTGGCCAGATCGCCGTGGAGAGCACGCCGGGGCGGACCACGAGCTTCTCGTTCACGTTGCCGCTGGCGGTGTCAGCGCGATGCGCGGCGGGTATGTAG
- a CDS encoding response regulator transcription factor — MSTKSPAGRQETILLVEDDLGLRLAMTKTLRSEGFFVKVAGTGKDGLAAALAEKPDLVLLDVMLPGMNGFEVCQRLREADPELPILMVTAKGEEPDKVRGLRLGADDYIVKPFGVAELCARIDAALRRRRRAEAEAEIIQIGEVTADFRAHTLSRGGEPLETTALEMRLLRYFLRHEGTLLPRQRILDAVWGADYFGTDRTVDNFINRLRAKIEDDPKNPRHLVTVRGAGYRFTRAANVSGD, encoded by the coding sequence ATGAGCACGAAGAGCCCCGCGGGGCGGCAGGAGACCATTCTGCTCGTCGAGGACGACCTCGGCCTGCGCCTCGCCATGACGAAGACCCTGCGCTCGGAGGGGTTTTTCGTGAAGGTCGCGGGCACCGGCAAGGACGGCCTCGCGGCTGCGCTCGCGGAGAAACCCGACCTCGTCCTGCTCGACGTGATGCTCCCCGGGATGAACGGATTCGAGGTCTGCCAGCGGCTCCGCGAGGCGGACCCGGAGCTCCCCATTCTGATGGTCACGGCCAAGGGCGAGGAGCCCGACAAGGTCCGCGGCCTGCGGCTCGGCGCCGACGATTACATTGTAAAACCCTTCGGCGTGGCCGAGCTCTGCGCGCGGATCGACGCGGCGCTCAGGCGACGGCGCCGCGCCGAGGCGGAGGCCGAGATCATCCAGATCGGCGAGGTCACGGCCGATTTCCGCGCCCATACGCTGAGCCGCGGCGGAGAGCCGCTGGAGACGACCGCGCTCGAGATGCGCCTGCTCCGTTACTTCCTGCGCCACGAGGGCACGCTCCTGCCTCGCCAGCGGATCCTCGACGCGGTCTGGGGCGCCGATTATTTCGGCACCGATCGCACCGTCGACAACTTCATCAACCGCCTCCGCGCGAAGATCGAGGACGACCCGAAGAACCCGCGCCACCTCGTCACGGTCCGCGGCGCGGGATACCGCTTCACCCGCGCGGCCAACGTGTCGGGGGACTGA
- a CDS encoding DUF779 domain-containing protein has product MGASAPPRVVATEAAKDLIRRLKERHGPLMFHQSGGCCDGSAPMCYPRGEFKIGERDVLLGEIEDCPVYIGGAQFELWKHTQLVIDAVPGRGAGFSIESPEGKRFLTRSNVFGGDELCALDAAGVKRGPQ; this is encoded by the coding sequence ATGGGAGCCTCGGCCCCCCCGCGCGTCGTGGCCACGGAGGCGGCCAAGGACCTCATCCGCAGGCTGAAGGAGCGCCACGGCCCGCTCATGTTCCATCAATCGGGGGGCTGCTGCGACGGCAGCGCCCCGATGTGTTACCCGCGCGGCGAGTTCAAGATCGGCGAGCGGGACGTCCTGCTCGGCGAGATCGAGGATTGCCCCGTGTACATCGGCGGCGCGCAATTCGAGCTGTGGAAACACACCCAGCTCGTCATCGACGCCGTCCCCGGCCGCGGGGCTGGCTTCTCGATCGAGTCCCCCGAGGGCAAACGTTTCCTCACGCGCTCCAATGTCTTCGGGGGTGACGAGCTCTGCGCGCTCGACGCCGCCGGCGTCAAGCGCGGCCCGCAATAA